One Mycolicibacterium parafortuitum DNA segment encodes these proteins:
- a CDS encoding acyl-CoA synthetase, with protein sequence MVDLSAITKPVGRLVATAQNGLEVLRYGGLETGAVPSPFQIIESVPMYRLRRYFPPDSRPGATKPGPPVLMVHPMMMSADMWDVTREDGAVGILHRAGVDPWVIDFGSPDKIEGGMQRTLADHIVGLSEAIDTVKTVTGRDVHLAGYSQGGMFAYQTAAYRRSKDLASIVAFGSPVDTLAALPMNLPASIAPAAADFMADHVFSRIDIPGWLARTGFQMLDPVKTAQSRIDFLRQLHDREALLPREQQRRFLASDGWIAWSGPAISELLKQFIAHNRMMSGGFAIHGDLVTLSDIDIPVLAVIGEVDDIGQPASVRGIKRAAPKADVYEFLIRAGHFGLVVGSKASTQTWPTVADWVRWLDSGGPMPEGVSPMPVQPSAPSESGVTLASRLAHSTAAATEMALTLAKSAADALVAANRSARTLAVETARTLPRLARLGQVNDHTRISLGRIMTEQARDMPHNEGLLFDGRVHTIEAVDRRVNNVVRGLIEVGVRQGARVGVLMETRPSALVAIAALSRLGAVAVLMPPDADLAEAARLGAVTEIIADPTHLAAASALDMRVLVLGGGESRDLDVPESGARAQIIDMEKIDPDRVELPGWYRPNPGLARDLAFIGFSTVSGELVARQITNYRWALSAFGTASAANLSRNDTVYCLTPLHHQSGLLVSLGGAVVGGSRIALSRELRPDRFVQEIRQYGVTVVSYTWAMLREVIDDPGFSLNGNHPMRLFIGAGMPAGLWQRVVDVFAPANVVEFFATTDGQAVLANVKGAKIGSKGRPLPGGGEIALAAYDPEDNLILEDKQGFVRRADVGEVGVLLAHPRGPVDPLASVKRGVFAPADTWVSTEYLFRRDEDGDYWLVDNRAAVIRTPRGVVFAATVNDAVGRLDAVDMAVTYEVQSNGRTLAVTALALRPGGSVPSADLSEALADLPVGSPPDIVHVAPDMTLTATFRPLAGPLQKKGLPRASRNAWYLDPDTHRYKRLTVAVRSELAGTSQ encoded by the coding sequence GTGGTGGACCTCTCGGCGATCACCAAGCCGGTAGGACGATTGGTCGCTACGGCCCAGAACGGTCTCGAGGTGCTGCGCTACGGCGGACTCGAAACCGGCGCCGTGCCGTCGCCGTTCCAGATCATCGAGAGCGTGCCGATGTACCGGCTGCGGCGCTACTTCCCGCCGGACTCGCGACCGGGCGCCACCAAGCCGGGACCGCCGGTGCTGATGGTGCACCCGATGATGATGTCGGCCGACATGTGGGACGTCACCCGCGAAGACGGCGCCGTCGGCATCCTGCACCGGGCCGGCGTGGACCCGTGGGTCATCGACTTCGGTTCGCCGGACAAGATCGAGGGCGGGATGCAGCGCACCCTCGCCGACCACATCGTGGGGCTGAGCGAGGCCATCGACACCGTCAAGACGGTGACGGGCCGCGACGTGCACCTCGCCGGCTACTCCCAGGGCGGGATGTTCGCCTACCAGACCGCGGCGTACCGCCGGTCCAAAGACCTCGCCAGCATCGTCGCGTTCGGTTCGCCGGTCGACACGCTGGCCGCGCTGCCGATGAACCTGCCGGCGAGCATCGCACCGGCGGCCGCGGACTTCATGGCCGACCACGTGTTCAGCCGGATCGACATTCCGGGCTGGTTGGCGCGCACCGGATTCCAGATGCTCGACCCGGTCAAGACGGCCCAGTCGCGCATCGACTTCCTGCGCCAGCTGCACGACCGGGAGGCATTGCTGCCGCGGGAGCAGCAGCGCCGGTTCCTCGCGTCCGACGGCTGGATCGCCTGGTCGGGCCCGGCGATCTCGGAGCTGCTCAAACAGTTCATCGCCCACAACCGGATGATGAGCGGCGGCTTCGCGATCCACGGTGACCTGGTCACGCTCTCCGACATCGACATCCCGGTTCTGGCTGTCATCGGTGAGGTCGACGACATCGGTCAGCCGGCGTCGGTGCGCGGCATCAAGAGGGCCGCACCGAAAGCGGACGTCTACGAATTCCTGATCCGCGCAGGGCATTTCGGTCTGGTCGTCGGATCCAAGGCCAGCACCCAGACCTGGCCCACCGTCGCCGACTGGGTGCGCTGGCTCGACAGCGGCGGCCCGATGCCCGAGGGTGTGTCGCCGATGCCGGTGCAGCCGTCCGCGCCGTCCGAGAGCGGCGTGACGCTCGCGTCGCGGCTGGCGCACAGCACCGCGGCGGCCACCGAGATGGCGCTGACCCTGGCTAAGTCGGCCGCCGACGCGCTGGTCGCGGCGAACCGGTCCGCCCGCACCCTGGCCGTCGAGACCGCACGCACGCTGCCACGGCTGGCCCGTCTGGGACAGGTCAACGACCACACCAGGATCTCGCTGGGCCGCATCATGACCGAGCAGGCTCGCGACATGCCGCACAACGAGGGACTGCTGTTCGACGGGCGGGTGCACACCATCGAGGCGGTCGACCGCCGCGTGAACAACGTGGTGCGCGGCCTGATCGAGGTCGGTGTCCGGCAGGGCGCGCGCGTCGGTGTGCTGATGGAGACCCGGCCCAGCGCGCTGGTCGCGATCGCGGCACTGTCCCGGCTCGGTGCCGTGGCGGTGCTGATGCCGCCCGACGCGGACCTGGCCGAGGCCGCGCGCCTGGGCGCGGTCACCGAGATCATCGCCGACCCCACCCACCTCGCCGCGGCCAGCGCACTGGACATGCGGGTGCTCGTGCTCGGTGGCGGCGAATCCCGCGACCTGGACGTGCCGGAGTCCGGTGCCCGCGCGCAGATCATCGACATGGAGAAGATCGACCCCGACCGCGTCGAACTGCCCGGCTGGTACCGGCCCAATCCCGGTCTGGCGCGGGACCTGGCGTTCATCGGGTTCAGCACGGTCAGCGGCGAACTCGTCGCCCGCCAGATCACCAACTACCGGTGGGCGCTGTCGGCGTTCGGCACCGCGTCGGCGGCCAACCTGAGCCGTAACGACACGGTCTACTGCCTGACGCCGCTGCATCACCAGTCCGGGCTGCTGGTCAGCCTCGGCGGCGCGGTCGTCGGCGGCTCCCGCATCGCGTTGTCGCGCGAACTGCGCCCCGACCGCTTCGTCCAGGAGATCCGTCAGTACGGCGTCACCGTCGTGTCCTATACGTGGGCGATGCTGCGCGAGGTCATCGACGATCCGGGCTTCTCGCTCAACGGCAACCATCCCATGCGGCTGTTCATCGGCGCCGGTATGCCCGCCGGGCTGTGGCAGCGCGTCGTGGACGTGTTCGCCCCGGCGAACGTCGTCGAGTTCTTCGCGACCACCGACGGCCAGGCCGTGCTCGCCAACGTCAAGGGCGCCAAGATCGGCAGCAAGGGCAGGCCGCTGCCCGGCGGCGGGGAGATCGCGCTGGCCGCCTACGACCCCGAGGACAACCTGATCCTCGAAGACAAGCAGGGGTTCGTCCGGCGCGCGGACGTCGGCGAGGTGGGTGTGCTGCTGGCTCACCCGCGCGGGCCGGTCGACCCGTTGGCGTCGGTGAAGCGGGGCGTGTTCGCGCCCGCGGACACCTGGGTGTCCACCGAGTACCTGTTCCGCCGCGACGAGGACGGCGACTACTGGCTGGTCGACAACCGCGCAGCGGTGATCCGCACCCCGCGGGGGGTGGTGTTCGCCGCGACGGTCAACGACGCCGTCGGCAGGCTGGACGCGGTCGACATGGCGGTCACCTATGAGGTGCAGAGCAACGGCAGGACGCTGGCCGTCACGGCGCTGGCGCTGCGACCCGGCGGAAGCGTCCCGTCGGCGGACCTGTCGGAGGCGCTGGCCGACCTTCCGGTCGGGTCACCGCCCGACATCGTGCACGTCGCCCCGGACATGACGCTGACCGCGACGTTCCGGCCGCTGGCCGGGCCGCTGCAGAAGAAGGGCCTGCCGAGAGCGTCGCGTAACGCCTGGTACCTGGACCCCGATACCCATCGGTACAAGCGGTTGACCGTTGCCGTGCGCAGCGAGCTCGCGGGCACTTCACAGTGA
- a CDS encoding Trm112 family protein, whose product MALDDTLLAILVCPQDRGPLLAVDGCLYNPRLKRKYRIDDGIPVLLIDEAVSVDDDEHRRLVAAAEQS is encoded by the coding sequence ATGGCGCTCGATGACACGTTGCTCGCCATCCTGGTCTGCCCGCAGGACCGCGGGCCACTGCTGGCGGTCGACGGATGCCTGTACAACCCGAGGCTGAAGCGGAAGTACCGCATCGACGACGGAATCCCGGTGCTGCTCATCGACGAGGCCGTCTCGGTCGACGATGACGAGCACCGGCGCCTTGTCGCCGCTGCCGAACAGTCGTAA
- a CDS encoding DNA-3-methyladenine glycosylase, with the protein MSSADLEIDPLSAARLLLGAELTGRGVTATVVEVEAYGGPADGPWPDAAAHSYRGPGLRNSVMFGPPGRLYTYRSHGIHVCANVVCASDGVAAAVLLRAAVVDTGLDVAWSRRGAAVRESGLARGPGNLCSALGITMDDNGTDLFDPRSPVRLRLGELRVGDAGPRVGVSKAADRPWRMWLPGHPEVSAYRRSPRAPAPGESD; encoded by the coding sequence ATGAGTTCCGCGGACCTGGAGATCGATCCGCTCAGTGCGGCGCGTCTGTTGCTCGGTGCCGAGTTGACCGGCCGCGGTGTGACAGCGACGGTCGTCGAGGTGGAGGCCTACGGCGGCCCCGCCGACGGTCCGTGGCCGGATGCGGCCGCCCACTCGTACCGGGGCCCCGGGCTGCGTAACTCGGTGATGTTCGGTCCGCCCGGTCGGCTCTACACCTATCGAAGCCACGGCATCCATGTGTGCGCGAACGTTGTATGTGCCTCCGACGGCGTCGCCGCAGCGGTCTTGCTCCGCGCGGCGGTCGTCGACACCGGCCTCGATGTGGCCTGGTCCCGACGGGGTGCGGCGGTGCGCGAATCCGGGTTGGCGCGCGGACCAGGCAATCTGTGCTCGGCGTTGGGCATCACCATGGACGACAACGGGACCGACCTGTTCGATCCGCGATCCCCGGTGCGGCTGAGGCTCGGCGAACTGCGGGTCGGGGACGCCGGCCCGCGGGTCGGGGTCAGCAAGGCGGCCGACCGGCCGTGGCGGATGTGGCTTCCCGGTCACCCCGAGGTGTCGGCGTATCGGCGCAGCCCGCGGGCACCGGCTCCGGGGGAGAGCGACTAG
- the tyrS gene encoding tyrosine--tRNA ligase, giving the protein MSTPDILDELEWRGLVAQSTDRDALAEALAAGPITVYSGFDPTAPSLHAGHLIPLLTLRRFQQAGHRPIVLAGGATGMIGDPRDVGERTLNTADTVADWAGRIRGQLERFVEFDESPTGAVIADNLSWTAELSAIEFLRDVGKYFSVNVMLDRDTVRRRLEGDGISYTEFSYMLLQANDYVELHQRYGCTLQIGGSDQWGNIIAGVRLVRQKAGAPVHAMTTPLVTDSEGKKFGKSTGGGSLWLDPDMTSPYAWYQYFINTADADVIPYLRWFTFLTADELAELEQATAERPHERAAQRRLARELTNLVHGEDATAAVEHASQALFGRAELADLDEATLAGAVREASVAQLEPGGPDSIVDLLVATGLSASKGAARRTVAEGGAYVNNVKIDRDDWVPQASDFLHGKWLVLRRGKRNIAGVERVG; this is encoded by the coding sequence ATGAGCACGCCGGACATCCTGGACGAGTTGGAATGGCGTGGACTGGTCGCCCAGTCCACCGACCGTGACGCGCTGGCCGAGGCGCTCGCCGCCGGCCCGATCACCGTCTACTCCGGTTTCGATCCGACCGCGCCGAGCCTGCACGCCGGGCATCTGATCCCGCTGCTGACCCTGCGCCGGTTCCAGCAGGCCGGGCACCGGCCGATCGTCCTCGCCGGCGGCGCCACCGGAATGATCGGTGACCCGCGCGATGTGGGGGAGCGCACCCTGAACACCGCCGACACTGTCGCCGACTGGGCCGGGCGCATCCGCGGTCAGCTCGAGCGCTTCGTGGAGTTCGACGAATCCCCAACCGGCGCCGTGATCGCCGACAACCTGTCGTGGACGGCTGAGCTGTCGGCCATCGAGTTCCTGCGTGACGTCGGTAAGTACTTCTCGGTGAATGTGATGTTGGACCGCGACACCGTCCGGCGCAGGCTGGAGGGGGACGGCATCTCCTACACCGAGTTCAGCTACATGCTGCTGCAGGCCAACGACTACGTGGAGTTGCATCAGCGGTACGGCTGCACGCTGCAGATCGGTGGCTCGGACCAGTGGGGCAACATCATCGCCGGGGTGCGATTGGTGCGCCAGAAAGCCGGCGCGCCGGTGCACGCGATGACGACACCGCTGGTCACCGACTCCGAGGGCAAGAAGTTCGGGAAGTCCACCGGCGGGGGCAGTCTGTGGCTCGACCCCGACATGACCAGCCCGTACGCCTGGTACCAGTACTTCATCAACACCGCGGACGCCGACGTGATCCCGTACCTGCGGTGGTTCACGTTCCTGACCGCCGACGAGTTGGCCGAACTGGAGCAGGCCACCGCGGAGCGTCCGCACGAACGCGCGGCGCAGCGCCGACTCGCGCGCGAGCTGACCAACCTGGTGCACGGCGAGGACGCGACCGCCGCGGTCGAGCACGCCAGCCAGGCGCTGTTCGGCCGGGCCGAGCTCGCCGATCTCGACGAGGCGACGTTGGCCGGCGCGGTCCGCGAGGCATCGGTCGCGCAGCTGGAACCCGGGGGTCCCGACTCGATTGTCGATCTCTTGGTCGCCACCGGACTGTCGGCGAGTAAGGGCGCCGCGCGGCGGACCGTCGCCGAAGGCGGGGCGTACGTCAACAACGTGAAGATCGACCGTGACGACTGGGTTCCGCAGGCGTCGGACTTCCTGCACGGCAAGTGGTTGGTGCTGCGTCGAGGTAAGCGGAATATCGCCGGGGTCGAGCGCGTTGGATGA
- a CDS encoding tetratricopeptide repeat protein → MQNNQGGRGERRPDRASNGGGGQQGPRGGNRSAPRRSGPQRARPVQPRTDGDDSRHSGPPIPPEIEAKQLSPEIRGELTTLDRATADAVARHLVAAGELLEEDPQAALEHARAARARSGRIAAVREAVGIAAYQCGDWAQALAELRAARRMGSRSPLLALIADCERGVGRPERAIELARSEEAAALTGEDADELRIVVAGARSDLGQHEQALAVLSTPTLDPTQTGQTAARLFYVYADTLLALDRRDEALQWFLHAAKADVDGVTDAEERITELS, encoded by the coding sequence GTGCAGAACAACCAGGGTGGCCGCGGCGAACGTCGGCCCGACCGCGCCTCCAACGGCGGCGGCGGTCAGCAGGGCCCGCGCGGTGGCAACCGTTCGGCCCCGCGCCGGTCCGGTCCCCAGCGCGCACGTCCGGTGCAGCCCCGCACCGACGGTGACGACTCACGCCACAGCGGTCCGCCGATCCCGCCCGAGATCGAGGCCAAGCAGCTCTCACCCGAGATCCGGGGTGAACTGACCACCCTCGATCGCGCGACCGCCGACGCGGTGGCCCGCCATCTCGTCGCCGCCGGCGAACTGCTCGAGGAAGACCCGCAGGCCGCTCTGGAGCATGCCCGCGCCGCTCGCGCCCGGTCCGGGCGCATCGCCGCGGTCCGTGAAGCCGTCGGGATCGCCGCCTATCAGTGCGGTGACTGGGCCCAGGCGCTCGCTGAGCTGCGCGCCGCGCGCCGAATGGGAAGTCGCTCACCGCTGTTGGCGCTGATCGCCGACTGCGAGCGCGGCGTCGGCCGTCCCGAGCGGGCGATCGAACTCGCCCGCAGTGAGGAAGCCGCGGCGCTGACCGGGGAGGATGCCGACGAATTACGCATCGTCGTTGCCGGTGCACGGTCCGATCTCGGCCAGCACGAGCAGGCACTTGCCGTGCTGTCGACTCCGACGCTCGATCCCACCCAGACCGGGCAGACCGCGGCACGGCTGTTCTACGTCTATGCCGATACGCTGCTCGCCCTCGACCGGCGCGACGAGGCGCTGCAATGGTTCCTGCATGCCGCCAAGGCCGATGTCGACGGTGTGACCGACGCCGAAGAGCGCATCACGGAGCTGTCCTGA
- a CDS encoding HAD-IIA family hydrolase has translation MRTLAQQHDCLLLDLDGTVFRGHEPTPGAVQTLAAIDARVLYVTNNASRSAGQVADHLRELGFTATSADVVTSAQSAARLLAEQVPGGAKVLVVGTDSLADEVRAVGLAPVREWSEDPVAVVQGHNPETGWQNLAEAALAIRAGALWIAANVDKTLPSERGLLPGNGSMVAALRVATETEPQVAGKPAPALMADALSRGEFAHPLVVGDRLDTDIAGANAAALPSLMVLCGVNTAADLIWADEDQRPGFLAEDLRALTGAAVDTLRIAEHPGWHVEVSPEAVTLSSTGDDPGDALSPVRAIAAAVWRAGTSGRRPVTGADSAARQAVAQWSLAPASIG, from the coding sequence GTGAGGACCCTTGCGCAGCAGCATGATTGCCTGCTGCTCGACCTCGACGGCACGGTGTTCCGCGGACACGAGCCGACCCCCGGGGCCGTGCAGACGCTGGCCGCGATCGACGCGCGAGTTCTCTACGTGACCAACAACGCGTCCCGCAGTGCCGGGCAGGTCGCCGACCATCTGCGCGAGCTGGGCTTCACCGCTACCTCGGCCGATGTGGTGACCAGCGCCCAGAGCGCGGCCCGGCTGCTCGCCGAACAGGTGCCGGGCGGAGCGAAAGTACTTGTGGTCGGCACAGACTCGCTGGCCGACGAGGTCCGCGCCGTCGGCCTGGCCCCGGTGCGGGAATGGTCCGAGGACCCGGTGGCCGTGGTGCAGGGGCACAACCCGGAGACCGGCTGGCAGAACCTCGCCGAGGCGGCGCTGGCCATCCGGGCCGGGGCACTGTGGATCGCCGCCAATGTCGACAAGACGCTGCCGTCGGAGCGCGGCCTGCTTCCCGGTAACGGGTCGATGGTGGCCGCGCTGCGCGTGGCCACCGAGACCGAACCGCAGGTCGCCGGCAAGCCCGCACCCGCGCTGATGGCCGATGCGCTCTCCCGGGGAGAGTTCGCCCACCCGCTGGTCGTCGGTGACCGCCTCGACACCGACATCGCCGGCGCCAACGCCGCGGCGCTGCCCAGCCTGATGGTGCTGTGCGGTGTGAACACCGCCGCCGACTTGATCTGGGCCGACGAGGACCAGCGGCCCGGGTTCCTGGCCGAGGATCTGCGTGCCCTGACCGGCGCGGCAGTAGACACCCTGCGGATCGCCGAGCATCCCGGCTGGCACGTCGAGGTCTCACCGGAGGCGGTCACGCTGTCGTCCACCGGCGATGATCCCGGCGACGCGCTGTCGCCCGTGCGCGCGATCGCCGCGGCCGTGTGGCGCGCCGGGACGTCCGGCCGCCGGCCCGTCACCGGTGCCGACAGCGCCGCGCGACAGGCCGTCGCACAGTGGTCTCTGGCGCCCGCCTCCATCGGCTAG
- a CDS encoding TlyA family RNA methyltransferase: MTRRARVDAELVRRGLARSRQQAAELINAGRVRVDGMPATKPATAVTVTANLTVEGGDEDSWVSRGAHKLIGALDAFGVDVAGRRCLDAGASTGGFTQVLLHRGAREVVAVDVGYGQLAWPVRTDPRVTVMERTNVRDLTADAIGGPVDLVVADLSFISLATVLPALTACSSPGADIVPMVKPQFEVGKDRVGTGGVVSDPLLRADAVLSVARRAAELNWHAVAVTASPLPGPAGNVEYFLRLRADAEPMPADALDAAVRQAVEEGPQ; this comes from the coding sequence GTGACGCGGCGCGCACGTGTGGACGCCGAACTCGTCCGCCGGGGGCTGGCCCGGTCGCGGCAGCAGGCCGCCGAGCTGATCAACGCGGGCCGGGTCCGTGTCGACGGCATGCCGGCGACCAAACCCGCCACCGCGGTGACCGTCACCGCGAACCTGACCGTCGAGGGCGGCGACGAAGACTCCTGGGTGTCCCGGGGAGCCCACAAACTGATCGGCGCTCTCGACGCGTTCGGCGTCGACGTCGCGGGCCGGCGCTGTCTGGATGCGGGGGCCTCGACCGGCGGGTTCACGCAGGTGCTTCTGCACCGCGGCGCCCGTGAGGTCGTCGCCGTGGACGTCGGCTACGGCCAGCTCGCGTGGCCGGTGCGCACCGACCCCCGGGTGACGGTGATGGAACGTACCAACGTCCGCGACCTCACCGCCGACGCGATCGGCGGGCCCGTCGACCTCGTGGTGGCCGATCTGTCGTTCATCTCGCTGGCGACGGTGCTGCCCGCACTGACCGCGTGCTCGTCACCCGGCGCGGATATCGTTCCCATGGTGAAACCGCAGTTCGAGGTCGGCAAAGACCGGGTCGGCACCGGCGGCGTGGTGTCCGATCCGCTGCTGCGTGCCGACGCGGTGCTGTCGGTCGCCCGCCGCGCCGCCGAACTGAACTGGCACGCTGTGGCGGTGACCGCCAGCCCGCTGCCCGGACCCGCAGGCAATGTCGAGTACTTCCTCCGGTTGCGGGCCGACGCCGAACCCATGCCGGCCGACGCGCTCGACGCCGCCGTCCGGCAGGCCGTCGAAGAAGGGCCGCAATGA
- a CDS encoding NAD kinase yields MSTNPSERTILLVVHTGRPEATEVARRVEKVLADNGIGLRALSAQAVDRGPVPLSPDDMRALGAGIEVVDIDERAAEGCELVLVLGGDGTFLRAAELARNAEIPVLGVNLGKIGFLAEAEAEAIDTVLDHIIRRDYRVEERMTLDVSVRAGGEVLDRGWALNEASLEKGPRLGVLGVVVEVDGRPVSSFGCDGVLVSTPTGSTAYAFSAGGPVLWPDLEAIIVVPNNAHALFARPMVTSPDAAIAIEIEASGHDALVFCDGRRQMILPAGGRLEVTRCSTPLKWVRLDSAPFTDRLVRKFRLPVTGWRGQ; encoded by the coding sequence ATGAGCACCAATCCGTCGGAGCGCACCATCTTGCTGGTCGTGCACACCGGCCGTCCCGAGGCCACAGAGGTCGCGCGCCGTGTCGAGAAGGTGCTGGCCGACAACGGGATCGGTCTGCGGGCGCTGTCCGCGCAGGCGGTCGACCGCGGGCCGGTGCCGCTGTCCCCGGACGACATGCGGGCCCTCGGTGCCGGGATCGAAGTGGTCGATATCGACGAACGCGCCGCCGAGGGCTGCGAGCTGGTGCTCGTGCTGGGCGGCGACGGCACCTTCCTGCGGGCGGCCGAGCTGGCCCGCAACGCCGAGATCCCGGTGCTCGGGGTCAACCTGGGCAAGATCGGATTCCTCGCCGAGGCCGAAGCCGAGGCCATCGACACGGTGCTCGACCACATCATCCGGCGCGACTACCGGGTCGAGGAACGCATGACGCTCGACGTGTCGGTGCGCGCCGGCGGGGAAGTGCTCGACCGCGGCTGGGCGCTGAACGAGGCCAGCCTGGAGAAGGGGCCACGCCTGGGTGTGCTCGGTGTGGTCGTCGAGGTCGACGGCCGCCCGGTGTCGTCGTTCGGCTGCGACGGGGTGCTGGTCTCGACCCCGACAGGGTCGACCGCGTATGCGTTCTCCGCGGGCGGCCCGGTGCTCTGGCCCGATCTGGAGGCCATCATCGTGGTGCCCAACAACGCCCACGCGCTGTTCGCCCGGCCGATGGTCACCAGCCCTGACGCGGCGATCGCGATCGAGATCGAGGCGTCCGGCCACGACGCGCTGGTGTTCTGCGACGGCAGGCGGCAGATGATCCTGCCCGCCGGCGGCCGGCTCGAGGTGACCCGGTGCAGCACCCCGCTCAAGTGGGTGCGGCTGGACAGTGCGCCGTTCACCGACCGTCTGGTGCGCAAGTTCCGGTTGCCGGTCACGGGGTGGCGCGGACAGTAG